One part of the Anopheles coustani chromosome 2, idAnoCousDA_361_x.2, whole genome shotgun sequence genome encodes these proteins:
- the LOC131267299 gene encoding FERM domain-containing protein 5 isoform X1, whose translation MFKSRSEGNVVYKCTVRLLEDLDVLECEFQPHHKGSFLLDYVCEQLEITEKDYFGLRFVDSAKQRHWLDLAKTIIKQVKDVDPLVLSFRVKFYPADPLRLTNNGKLMMYQQLKRDLRHGRLYCSAGEAAALGALIVQDELGDYDAESHTGDYVSSLKIALRQSDQLEKKAMELHQKREPGQEAVTVYDDFVGIARSLETYGIDPHPVKDHRGTQLYLGINFSGISTFAAGRRTQHFRWPEVHKINFEGKMFIIHLAYSEDRREVKKHTVGFKCPSGAACRYVWRCSIEQMLFFTLPTSQHASVVSGGGFFSWGTKFRYSGRTERELMSEALQALRQQKLNNTSPSKRKAQSVPATPSSPQGDLAEIRYSSLPRSTMSEPLGGCGDHMASSVYCTDNPLPTLETVSEEARKTNGESNDHLSDYYFRDSFDHSSSESGFTAAANSTGVAGLGDHHHHPHHHHHRHGHHGLHQLHRQAYTTDNITSLAGHSVTANSATVNAHANAAASIIQQQNASNSAKTAKKFSLIQAFVPSFLFVVVVLVVSAIYVLETDSELFAPLRNWPEMICLRYQYYQPLKEFLAKKFGAIF comes from the exons ATGTTCAAAAGCCGCAGCGAAGGCAATGTTGTTTACAAGTGCACCGTTCGGTTGCTGGAGGACCTGGATGTCCTGGAATGCGAGTTTCAG CCACACCACAAGGGAAGCTTTCTGCTGGACTACGTCTGCGAGCAGCTGGAAATCACCGAGAAGGATTATTTTGGACTACGCTTCGTGGACTCCGCCAAACAACGG CATTGGCTGGACCTGGCGAAAACGATAATCAAACAAGTCAAAG ATGTTGATCCACTGGTGCTTTCGTTCCGTGTCAAATTTTACCCTGCCGATCCACTCCGGCTAACCAATAATGGCAAGCTGATGATGTACCAGCAGCTCAAGCGTGACCTGCGACATGGCCGACTTTACTGTTCCGCCGGTGAAGCGGCCGCCCTGGGAGCCCTGATAGTGCAAG ACGAACTGGGTGACTATGATGCAGAATCGCACACCGGAGATTACGTGTCGTCACTCAAAATTGCCCTCCGGCAGTCGGACCAGCTCGAGAAGAAGGCGATGGAGCTGCACCAGAAGCGCGAACCGGGCCAGGAGGCGGTCACGGTGTACGATGATTTTGTCGGGATCGCCCGCAGCCTCGAGACGTACGGGATCGATCCGCATCCGGTCAAAGATCACCGCGGGACACAGCTTTACCTGGGCATCAACTTCTCCGGCATCAGCACGTTTGCGGCCGGCCGCCGAACCCAGCACTTTCGGTGGCCCGAGGTGCACAAGATTAACTTCGAGGGCAAGATGTTCATCATCCATCTGGCGTACTCCGAGGATCGGAGGGAGGTG aAAAAGCATACCGTAGGCTTTAAGTGCCCATCCGGGGCAGCGTGTCGTTACGTGTGGCGATGCTCCATCGAGCAGAtgttattttttac TCTTCCAACCAGCCAACACGCCTCCGTCGTTTCCGGGGGTGGATTCTTCTCCTGGGGCACCAAGTTCCGCTACTCCGGGCGCACCGAGCGTGAGCTGATGTCGGAGGCGCTGCAGGCCCTGCGTCAGCAGAAGCTCAACAACACCAGCCCGAGCAAGAGGAAAGCGCAGAGCGTCCCGGCAACACCGTCGAGCCCGCAGGGCGACCTGGCGGAAATTC GATATAGTAGTTTGCCCCGGTCCACCATGTCGGAGCCGCTGGGCGGCTGCGGTGACCATATGGCGTCGTCCGTGTACTGCACCGACAATCCACTGCCAACACTAGAGACTGTGTCCGAGGAGGCGCGCAAGACGAACGGCGAGAGCAACGACCACCTGTCGGACTACTACTTCCGCGACTCGTTCGATCACTCGTCGTCGGAGTCGGGCTTCACGGCGGCCGCCAACAGCACGGGTGTGGCCGGCCTCGGcgaccaccatcaccatccgcaccatcaccaccaccgccacggCCACCACGGGCTGCACCAGCTGCACCGGCAGGCGTACACCACGGACAACATCACGTCCCTGGCCGGGCACAGCGTCACGGCCAACAGTGCGACCGTGAACGCCCATGCCAATGCGGCGGCCAGCATCATCCAGCAGCAGAACGCGAGCAACAGCGCCAAGACGGCGAAGAAGTTCTCCCTCATCCAGGCGTTCGTGCCGTCCTTCCTGTTCGTCGTCGTGGTGTTGGTCGTGTCCGCCATCTACGTGCTCGAGACCGACTCGGAGCTGTTCGCACCGTTGCGCAACTGGCCGGAGATGATCTGCCTGCGGTATCAGTACTATCAGCCGCTCAAGGAGTTCCTGGCGAAAAAGTTCGGCGCCATATTTTGA
- the LOC131267299 gene encoding FERM domain-containing protein 5 isoform X2 produces MRVSATPQGKLSAGLRLRAAGNHREGLFWTTLRGLRQTTDVDPLVLSFRVKFYPADPLRLTNNGKLMMYQQLKRDLRHGRLYCSAGEAAALGALIVQDELGDYDAESHTGDYVSSLKIALRQSDQLEKKAMELHQKREPGQEAVTVYDDFVGIARSLETYGIDPHPVKDHRGTQLYLGINFSGISTFAAGRRTQHFRWPEVHKINFEGKMFIIHLAYSEDRREVKKHTVGFKCPSGAACRYVWRCSIEQMLFFTLPTSQHASVVSGGGFFSWGTKFRYSGRTERELMSEALQALRQQKLNNTSPSKRKAQSVPATPSSPQGDLAEIRKSRYSSLPRSTMSEPLGGCGDHMASSVYCTDNPLPTLETVSEEARKTNGESNDHLSDYYFRDSFDHSSSESGFTAAANSTGVAGLGDHHHHPHHHHHRHGHHGLHQLHRQAYTTDNITSLAGHSVTANSATVNAHANAAASIIQQQNASNSAKTAKKFSLIQAFVPSFLFVVVVLVVSAIYVLETDSELFAPLRNWPEMICLRYQYYQPLKEFLAKKFGAIF; encoded by the exons ATGCGAGTTTCAG CCACACCACAAGGGAAGCTTTCTGCTGGACTACGTCTGCGAGCAGCTGGAAATCACCGAGAAGGATTATTTTGGACTACGCTTCGTGGACTCCGCCAAACAACGG ATGTTGATCCACTGGTGCTTTCGTTCCGTGTCAAATTTTACCCTGCCGATCCACTCCGGCTAACCAATAATGGCAAGCTGATGATGTACCAGCAGCTCAAGCGTGACCTGCGACATGGCCGACTTTACTGTTCCGCCGGTGAAGCGGCCGCCCTGGGAGCCCTGATAGTGCAAG ACGAACTGGGTGACTATGATGCAGAATCGCACACCGGAGATTACGTGTCGTCACTCAAAATTGCCCTCCGGCAGTCGGACCAGCTCGAGAAGAAGGCGATGGAGCTGCACCAGAAGCGCGAACCGGGCCAGGAGGCGGTCACGGTGTACGATGATTTTGTCGGGATCGCCCGCAGCCTCGAGACGTACGGGATCGATCCGCATCCGGTCAAAGATCACCGCGGGACACAGCTTTACCTGGGCATCAACTTCTCCGGCATCAGCACGTTTGCGGCCGGCCGCCGAACCCAGCACTTTCGGTGGCCCGAGGTGCACAAGATTAACTTCGAGGGCAAGATGTTCATCATCCATCTGGCGTACTCCGAGGATCGGAGGGAGGTG aAAAAGCATACCGTAGGCTTTAAGTGCCCATCCGGGGCAGCGTGTCGTTACGTGTGGCGATGCTCCATCGAGCAGAtgttattttttac TCTTCCAACCAGCCAACACGCCTCCGTCGTTTCCGGGGGTGGATTCTTCTCCTGGGGCACCAAGTTCCGCTACTCCGGGCGCACCGAGCGTGAGCTGATGTCGGAGGCGCTGCAGGCCCTGCGTCAGCAGAAGCTCAACAACACCAGCCCGAGCAAGAGGAAAGCGCAGAGCGTCCCGGCAACACCGTCGAGCCCGCAGGGCGACCTGGCGGAAATTCGTAAGTCCC GATATAGTAGTTTGCCCCGGTCCACCATGTCGGAGCCGCTGGGCGGCTGCGGTGACCATATGGCGTCGTCCGTGTACTGCACCGACAATCCACTGCCAACACTAGAGACTGTGTCCGAGGAGGCGCGCAAGACGAACGGCGAGAGCAACGACCACCTGTCGGACTACTACTTCCGCGACTCGTTCGATCACTCGTCGTCGGAGTCGGGCTTCACGGCGGCCGCCAACAGCACGGGTGTGGCCGGCCTCGGcgaccaccatcaccatccgcaccatcaccaccaccgccacggCCACCACGGGCTGCACCAGCTGCACCGGCAGGCGTACACCACGGACAACATCACGTCCCTGGCCGGGCACAGCGTCACGGCCAACAGTGCGACCGTGAACGCCCATGCCAATGCGGCGGCCAGCATCATCCAGCAGCAGAACGCGAGCAACAGCGCCAAGACGGCGAAGAAGTTCTCCCTCATCCAGGCGTTCGTGCCGTCCTTCCTGTTCGTCGTCGTGGTGTTGGTCGTGTCCGCCATCTACGTGCTCGAGACCGACTCGGAGCTGTTCGCACCGTTGCGCAACTGGCCGGAGATGATCTGCCTGCGGTATCAGTACTATCAGCCGCTCAAGGAGTTCCTGGCGAAAAAGTTCGGCGCCATATTTTGA
- the LOC131267332 gene encoding uncharacterized protein LOC131267332, which produces MEDSAARLSNVKASGKPNAIELSAVLDVERELEPPVHLNLSVKRCTLQKEECESYERISMEDICAKVTSNPILHKYMDIFTPPLSCPLKKGHYVAEKSELKLQMLEMFPIENAFWQMEFRFLDRHNHTMQCDFVEIAVTDKQ; this is translated from the exons ATGGAGGACTCGGCGGCTCGGCTCAGCAACGTGAAAGCGTCCGGAAAGCCGAATGCCATCGAGCTGAGTGCTGTGCTGGACGTGGAGCGAGAACTGGAGCCACCGGTTCACCTAAACCTCTCGGTAAAGCGATGCACCCTGCAGAAGGAGGAGTGCGAGTCGTACGAGCGCATCTCGATGGAGGACATCTGTGCGAAGGTCACGAGCAATCCGATACTGCACAAGTATATGGATATCTTTACGCCACCGTTGAGCTGCCCGCTGAAGAAG GGACACTACGTAGCGGAAAAGTCCGAGCTGAAGCTGCAGATGCTGGAAATGTTCCCGATCGAGAACGCTTTCTGGCAGATGGAGTTCCGTTTCCTCGACCGACACAACCACACGATGCAGTGTGACTTTGTTGAAATTGCCGTGACCGACAAGCAATGA